The genomic window TTCAAAGGGGTCTCTTATTGCTATTTTCCATTTTTTTCCAGAGGGATTATTTCCCCAACAATATAAATCCCCCCCTGCATTTACAAGTCCATTTTTAATTCCTTTTGATTTCAGAAATTCTACTGCTTTATCAACAATATATCCTTTTGCAATTCCTCCTAAATCAATTTCCATACCATCTTTTAAAGAGATATTATTTCCTTTAATTTCTATGTTTTTCCAGTTGACTTTTGTAAGTGTATTTTTTATTTCTTCTTCTCCAGGCGGTTTTCCTGATTTCTCACATTTTTTATATAGGTCTACAAGTGGCTTACAACTTATATCAAAAGCACCATCTGTAATTTTAGAAATTTCAATTGCTTTTTTTATAACTTCTATCGTTTCATTAGATATAGAGGCGCTTTTGTTTTTATTTAATTTACTAACTTCACTTTCTTTTTCAAATATACTCAATTTTTTTTCTAATTCATCTACTTTTTTAAATGCCTGATTTAAAATTTCTTTATTGTCTTTTGTTTCTTCAATAGTTATTTGAAAAAAAGTTCCAAGTGCAATTCTTGTTTCACTTTTAAATTCAGAATATCCTGTTTGGATAAAAAGGAAAAACAACAATAGGGAAAAAAATTTTTTCATTGCAGGTTGAACCTTTTTTACTTGATTTTTTCTAAAATTCTGGAGAAAAGTGTTTCTTCATCCGGTATGTTTTTTATATTTATTTCTGTTTTTGAAAAGGCCTCTATGAAGCATCTTATAAGTGTATTTTTTGTGATTCTTTCTCTTTTAAATTCTTTTGTTCTATTTTTATGTATTTCCCTTACAAGTTTATCAAGAAATTCCAAATGTGTATTTTTTAGCAGAACTGTAAGACGAATATCAAATGTCTGATATTTAGGTCCAATTTGCTTTTCAATTATTTCTTTACTTCTCTTCGTGGGTAATTCTTTTTCTGGTATCTTTTTTTCAACTGTTGGTTTAATCCATTCTAACGGGTCTTTTCCAAGTCCTGTTTTTTTCATTTTTTCTTTTCCTGTGCAATAATTTCTTTTGTTAATTTTCTATAGTCAGATGCACCATGTGAATCAGGAGAAAACTGGTAAATTGATTTTCCAAAACTTGGTGCTTCTGCAAGTCGGACATTTTCTCTTATAAATGTTTTAAAAATTTTTTCATTGAAATGATTCTTTACTTTGTCTGCAACATCCTTGCATATATTTTTTCTCATATCAAACATAGTTAAAATAATTCCTGATATTTCAAGAGATGGGTTTAGTCGTTCTTTAACAAGCTGTATTGTTTGTAATAATTTTGTAAGTCCTTCCAATGCAAAAAATTCTGCCTGAATGGGAATAAAAACTTCATTTACTGTTGTTAAAGCATTTAAAGTTAAAAGTCCAAGAGAAGGGGGACAATCAATTAAAATATAATCAAATCTTTTTTTGTATTTTTTTAATATCTCTTTCAAAATTATTTCTCTACCAACAGCAGTGACGAGTTCTATTTCAGCACTTGCAAGTTCAATTTTTGATGGCACCAAATAAAGATAATTATTAATTTGAACAATTGTCTCATCAATGGGAACTTCATTTATTAGAACTTCATATATTGATTTTTCTATATTAGGTGGTTCAAAACCTAAATGTATTGTTGTATGTGCTTGTGGGTCAAGGTCAATTAAAAGGACTTTTCTTTTGTTTTCTGATAGACACCATCCAATATTAACTACACTTGTTGTTTTTCCTGAACCACCTTTTTGATTTATAACAGCAATTTTTCTCATTACCTCTCCTTAAGTTCTGAAGTTCATAATATAATATTACAAATTCTGTATTTTGACAAATTTTTAGTATTGATTACCTCATATTGCACAAAATCTTCAATTTTTATGTATTATACTGCATAAATTTAATATGTGAAAGTAGCATTTACTGGGAAATTGGAATTTTGATAGAGGAAAGTAAATCATAAAATTGTGGAAATGATATTTTAACACAATCAGTATTTTCAATTTTCGTTTCTCCATCTGCAATAAGTCCTGCAATGGTCAAACACATTGCAATTCTATGGTCATTCCATGAATTTACATTATTACCTTTTAATTTTTCAACACCATGAATTTCAAATCCGTCTTCTTTTTCATATATTTCACTACCCATTTTTTTAAGTTGGCTAACAATTGCTTTTATTCTATCTGATTCTTTATATCTTAATTCTTTTGCTCCTGAAATAATTGTTTTTCCATTTGAAACTGATGCAATTACTCCAATTAGTGGTATTTCATCAATAATAAGAGGCACTTCTTTTTCCCCTATTTCAATTCCATTTAATTTTCCTTTATATTCTATTTCAATTGTCCCAACTTCTTCATTACATACTTTTTTTTGGTCGGTTATTTTTATTTCTCCACCCATTTTTTCAATTACTTTTAAAAAGTATGTTCTTGTAGGATTTAAATTAATATTTTTTATTCTTATTTTTGAATTTTTGATAAGCAAACCAATTGCAATAAAATAAGAAGCAGAAGAAAAATCACCTGGAATGATAACATTTCTTCCATAAAGTTTCTGGTTTCCTGGAATATGAATTTTATTTCCTTCTTTTATAATTTCTCCACCAAAATATTGTAGCATCCTCTCTGTATGGTCTCTTGTCTGGTATGGTTCTTCAATTGTTGTTTCTCCATCTGAAAAAAGAGAGGCAAGTATTATACAACTTTTAACCTGAGCAGAAGAAACAGGAATTTTATAGTCAATTCCATTTAATTTTCTACCTTTTATTACAATAGGAGGAAATGAATTATTTTCTCTACCAATTATAAGAGTTCCCATTTTTTCTAATGGTTCAATAATTCTTTTCATAGGTCTTTGTTTTAATGAATTGTCCCCTGTAAGAATTGATAGGAAATTTTTTGAAGAGAGAACTCCTGAAAGTAATCTTATTGTTGTTCCTGAATTTCCACAATCAAGAATATCTTCTGGTTCTCTAAATGTGTTGCCATAAATTTTATATGTTTTTCCCTTTTCAATTTTGATGCCTGATTTTTCAAGGCATTCTAATGTTGAAAAACAATCAGAACTTTCAAGTAAATTTTTTATTTCTGTTGTTCCTTCTGAAATAGCACCAAAAATTAAACTTCTATGAGAAATTGATTTATCACCAGGAACTTCTATTTCTCCTTCTATATTTTCAACTCTTTTAACTCTTACATCCATTATATTTTTTCCCTCCACATTGTTTATATTTCAGGTACAAAATGGCTAAATTTAATAAAGCAAATCCCCCTCTTTCCCCGTTGTGCTATCTGGAAATCCCCCTTTATCCCTCCTCCAAAATGTTCGCCACATTCGCCTATCATTGCGAATCCGACGCGCTTTCTGGCGGACGCGTCGGACAGGCTTTTACAAAGTAGGAAGTATCTCTCCTTCCCTTAATAAGGGAAGGATG from bacterium includes these protein-coding regions:
- a CDS encoding AAA family ATPase, giving the protein MRKIAVINQKGGSGKTTSVVNIGWCLSENKRKVLLIDLDPQAHTTIHLGFEPPNIEKSIYEVLINEVPIDETIVQINNYLYLVPSKIELASAEIELVTAVGREIILKEILKKYKKRFDYILIDCPPSLGLLTLNALTTVNEVFIPIQAEFFALEGLTKLLQTIQLVKERLNPSLEISGIILTMFDMRKNICKDVADKVKNHFNEKIFKTFIRENVRLAEAPSFGKSIYQFSPDSHGASDYRKLTKEIIAQEKKK
- a CDS encoding FAD:protein FMN transferase; the encoded protein is MKKFFSLLLFFLFIQTGYSEFKSETRIALGTFFQITIEETKDNKEILNQAFKKVDELEKKLSIFEKESEVSKLNKNKSASISNETIEVIKKAIEISKITDGAFDISCKPLVDLYKKCEKSGKPPGEEEIKNTLTKVNWKNIEIKGNNISLKDGMEIDLGGIAKGYIVDKAVEFLKSKGIKNGLVNAGGDLYCWGNNPSGKKWKIAIRDPFEKEKTIGKIEITEKGVATSGDYEQYVKIKGQKFSHIVDPRNGKTVQDFPVSITIIADDCITADALATGFFVIGTKSIEIANKLKDVEILIIDKDKKNYKSKNFPL
- the aroA gene encoding 3-phosphoshikimate 1-carboxyvinyltransferase; the encoded protein is MDVRVKRVENIEGEIEVPGDKSISHRSLIFGAISEGTTEIKNLLESSDCFSTLECLEKSGIKIEKGKTYKIYGNTFREPEDILDCGNSGTTIRLLSGVLSSKNFLSILTGDNSLKQRPMKRIIEPLEKMGTLIIGRENNSFPPIVIKGRKLNGIDYKIPVSSAQVKSCIILASLFSDGETTIEEPYQTRDHTERMLQYFGGEIIKEGNKIHIPGNQKLYGRNVIIPGDFSSASYFIAIGLLIKNSKIRIKNINLNPTRTYFLKVIEKMGGEIKITDQKKVCNEEVGTIEIEYKGKLNGIEIGEKEVPLIIDEIPLIGVIASVSNGKTIISGAKELRYKESDRIKAIVSQLKKMGSEIYEKEDGFEIHGVEKLKGNNVNSWNDHRIAMCLTIAGLIADGETKIENTDCVKISFPQFYDLLSSIKIPISQ